A part of Aegilops tauschii subsp. strangulata cultivar AL8/78 chromosome 2, Aet v6.0, whole genome shotgun sequence genomic DNA contains:
- the LOC109752580 gene encoding uncharacterized protein: protein MLDRARTTANFRLVMLHGRAYIERIAPAFQTRDLFTIWGILQLLRRYPGRIPDLDLMFDCVDWPVVHPDEYQGENATVLPPLFRYCGDNETLDIVFPDWSFWGWAEINIKPWDALQKDLDAGNRKVRWIDREPYAYWKGNPEVAAIRQELVKCNVSSEQEWNARIYKQDWVKESKAGYKKSDLARQCTHRYKIYIEGSAWSVSKKYILACDSMTLVINPKYYDFFSRVLMPTQHYWPVRDDSKCNSIKYAVDWGNSHKKKAQKIGKEGSKFIQQELSMEYVYDYMFHLLTEYAKLLRFKPTKPPEAVEVCPESLACQAIGREKKFMEDSMVKSANVAGPCNLPPPFSPEEFRELHQRKEKSMNQVEMLERNASKPEERNASKPEDSNR, encoded by the exons ATGCTCGACCGTGCGCGCACCACAGCCAACTTCCGCCTCGTCATGCTCCATGGCCGCGCCTACATCGAGCGCATCGCGCCGGCCTTCCAGACGCGTGACCTCTTCACCATCTGGGGCATCCTCCAGCTGCTCCGCCGCTACCCTGGTCGCATCCCCGATCTCGACCTCATGTTCGACTGCGTGGACTGGCCGGTTGTCCACCCTGACGAGTACCAGGGGGAGAACGCCACCGTCTTGCCGCCGCTTTTCCGGTACTGCGGCGACAATGAGACACTCGACATAGTTTTCCCGGACTGGTCTTTCTGGGGCTG GGCTGAGATCAATATAAAGCCCTGGGATGCGCTGCAAAAGGATCTGGATGCTGGCAATAGGAAGGTGAGATGGATAGATAGAGAGCCTTATGCTTATTGGAAAGGGAATCCAGAGGTCGCAGCTATAAGGCAAGAGCTGGTTAAGTGTAATGTTTCCAGTGAGCAAGAATGGAATGCACGGATTTACAAACAG GATTGGGTCAAAGAGAGCAAGGCTGGATACAAAAAATCAGATTTGGCCCGTCAATGCACCCACAG GTACAAGATCTACATCGAAGGATCAGCGTGGTCAGTTAGCAAGAAGTATATCCTAGCTTGTGATTCAATGACGCTGGTGATTAACCCAAAATATTACGATTTCTTTTCAAGGGTGCTGATGCCCACTCAGCACTATTGGCCTGTTCGAGATGACAGTAAATGTAACTCCATAAAGTATGCTGTTGATTGGGGAAATTCTCACAAGAAAAAG GCACAGAAAATAGGGAAGGAGGGAAGCAAGTTCATTCAACAAGAACTTAGTATGGAATATGTATACGATTACATGTTTCACCTCTTAACGGAATACGCTAAGCTCCTAAGATTCAAGCCAACCAAGCCTCCTGAAGCTGTTGAGGTCTGTCCCGAATCTTTGGCCTGCCAAGCCATAGGCAGGGAGAAGAAGTTCATGGAGGACTCCATGGTGAAGTCTGCAAACGTCGCTGGTCCGTGCAATCTGCCTCCTCCCTTTAGCCCTGAGGAATTCAGAGAGCTACATCAGAGGAAAGAAAAGTCGATGAACCAGGTCGAAATGCTGGAGCGAAATGCTTCAAAGCCCGAGGAGAGAAATGCTTCAAAGCCTGAGGATAGCAATCGCTGA